From the Synergistetes bacterium HGW-Synergistetes-1 genome, the window GCGCTTGCGGAATCGCTCTTTGACTCCGAGGAGAATATCATAAGGATAGACATGTCTGAGTACATGGAAAAACATTCTGTTTCCAGATTGGTAGGAGCCCCCCCCGGATATGTCGGTTATGATGAGGGAGGCCAGCTTACCGAAGCTGTAAGAAGACATCCATATTCTGTGGTGCTTTTTGATGAAATAGAAAAAGCACATCCGGACGTTTTCAACATACTGCTGCAGATTCTAGACGACGGACGTGCTACGGACAGCCACGGTAGGACTGTAAACTTTAAAAACTGTGTAATAATAATGACAAGCAACATCGGAGCACAGGATCTGATCAACGGTATGGACGCATCAACGGGCGATATATCCGAAAGTGCAAGGTCCGAGGTAATGTCTGCACTGAGGAGCAAATTCAGGCCGGAATTCCTGAACAGGGTCGACGAGATAATCTTCTTCAAGCCGCTGAGGATGGAAGAGATAACCGAGATAGTGAAGCTCCTGCTTAAGCATCTTGAAGACCGCCTTAAAGAAAGGAACATCGTTCTTGAAGTTGCGCCGGAAGCGCTGAACATCGCAGCCAGAAGCGGCTATGATCCGATCTACGGAGCAAGACCTCTGAAAAGGTATCTGCAGAAAAAGCTTGAGACACAGATCGCGCGCCTTATAATAAGCGGTGAAGCTGCAGACGGTTCAAGGATAAAAGTAGAAAATCAGGGGAACGACCTTGTGATCCATGTTGAATAATCTCTAATTTCATGAAGGTTCGTTCGATGATCCAGGCCGGCAAATAATGTGAAATTTCCGGGACTGCAGCCGATTCAGCAATATGTTGCTGCCCCGGATAACCTTTCTTAAATCAAACGACAAGATCAGGGAGGATATTGAATGTCACAGAATATTGAGAAACATGAATTTCAAAGCGAAGCAAAGCAAGTCCTTGAGTTGATGATAAACTCCGTCTACTCCAACCCGGATATTTTTTTGCGGGAACTTATATCCAATGCTTCAGACGCGCTGGATAAACTGAGGATCGAAAGCCTGAGCAACACAGATCTTTCAGATCTGGCAAAAGACGGCGAAATCAGGATCGAGATAGACAAAGATTCAAAAACCCTGACAGTAAGCGACAACGGCATTGGGATGGAACGGGAGGACCTGGTCTCATACCTTGGCACTATCGCAAGAAGCGGTACTAAGGAATTCGTAAAAGCTATGCAGGAAGCCGCGTCTTCAAAGAACGGCGATCTGATAGGACAGTTTGGTGTGGGCTTTTATTCCAGTTTCATTGCCGCTGACAAAGTCACCGTCGAAACAAGAAAGGCCGGCTCTGACAAGAGCTGGACATGGGAATCTGAAGGCGAAGGCACATATACAATAATCGAAGGAAGCCGCGGATCGAACGGTACGACAATAACCCTCCACATGAAAGAAAGAGATAAGGACAACGAAGCCTCAAAAGACTATCTTTCAGAATGGACCCTGAGAGGAATAATCAAACAGTATTCTGATTTTGTCACCTACCCCATCTATCTTGAAGACAAATCAGAAGAGAAAAAAGAAGATACAAAGAACGAGCCGGTAAACTCTATGAAGGCTCTGTGGACAAGGCCGGAGAATGAGGTAAGCGAGGACGAGTACAAAGAATTCTACCGTCACATGACTCATGACTGGGAAGACCCGATTGATCGCATCAGCTACAAAGCAGAAGGTTCCAGTGAATTCCGCGCTCTGCTCTATATACCATCCCGTCCTCCCGTGGATCTTTTCTTCCAGGAAGGAAAGCACGGAGTTCAGCTCTACATACGCCGGGTCTTTATAATGAGCGACTGCCGTGAGCTGATCCCGGAGTACCTGCGTTTTATCAAGGGCGTTGTAGATTCCGAAGACCTTTCTCTGAACATCTCCCGCGAAATACTCCAGCAGGACAGGCAGACAGCGATGATAAAGAGCAGCATTACACGCAAGGTGCTTGACGCGCTCAAAAAAATGAAATCAGACCGCCTTGACGAGTATAAAAAATTCTGGCAGATATTCGGCATGGTCCTCAAGGAAGGAATAATATCAGACACAAAAAACCGTGAGCAGATAATGAAGCTCTGCCTTCTTGACAGTTCCAGAGGCGAAAAGACCACTCTTGAAGAGTATGTTTCAAGGATGGCGGACGGGCAGAAAAATATTTACTACATCACTGGGGGCCCGATAAAAAACCTTGAGATTTCACCAAAGATCGAGGGATTTAAAAAGAAAAATATAGAAGTCCTTCTGCTCGGAGATGCTGTTGACGAGATCTGGGTGAACCATGCCAGAAAATTCGATGAATATGAATTCGTGTCAGTATCACAGGAGGACATTGCACTGCCGGAGGGAAGCGAGTTCGATAACTCAGAGGGAAAAGAGGAGCTCGAAAAGACGGGATTCATCTCAAAACTCAAGGAATCTCTCGCCAATATGGTGGAAGATGTAAAAATATCCACAAGACTGGTCGACTCCCCTGCCTGCTTCGTACAGAAGGGAGAACCCATATCTCCTCAGATGAGAAACTTCTTCCGCAGCATGGGACAGGAGGTACCTGAGGAAAAGAAGGTACTTGAGATCAACCCTTCACATCCCCTTATCAAGAAAATAGCTTCTGAGACGAAAAACGGAAATGCCGACGTCGCAGAGTGGGCAAATATCCTTATTGGCCTTGCCGCTATTTGCGAGGGAGAGCCGGTTGAGGACGGAAAGAAATTCACAAGACTCATAACAAAACTTCTGGATAAATAAGATTTTCCGAAATGACCAGGTGTGCCCGATCCTTACCGGACACACCTTTTTTGTGGTTTTTTGCCTCCTGCAATTCCTCAGTTATTTCCTTTTTCTGCCTCTCACAGCACAAATCCTTTATAGAGGATTTGTGTTATGTTACACTTATGCGATGAGAAAAATATTATTGACCTTGCTCCTGATTTTTTTATATGTCGCAAGTCCGGCGGCTGCTTTTGAAAAAGCTGCGCCTATGGATTTTATTTTTAAAGGCGGGGACTACCGGGAAAGGATCACTATGGTGATAGAAGCCCCCATTACAGCGAGGATCAAGGGTCCGGAAGGATCCCATTTCTACATTGATTTCGCCGGGAGAAGCGAACTTCAGAACACTGAGACTGATGATAACGGAATAGAGACGTATTCTGCAATTCCAGAGGCTGTTTCCATAAGGTCCGACAGGAATGACATCGATTCGAGGAAATTTTCTGCAGGATTGATCTATGAACCGGTCACTTCTTCCCTTGCCTGGTTTTTACGCTCGTCCGGCCACGGTCATCCTGATGAGAAATGGACGAAAGAACTTTCCGAACGCGAATATCCGTTTATCGGATTCCAGACAACAATAACAGCAGATGTAGGGACGAATGCTATCCTGGTCCAGTATGCAGGGATCGTTCCCGATACAAATGAAATAGTACTTGAAATTACAGATGCTGACGCCCCTGATACTCTGACAAGAAAGATTATTAACCCTACGGAGGTCTCCGGCTACTTCCAGATGCCCGGAGGCGGGATCCTGGGCATCGACAGGATAGAAACTGAGGAAGGAATCCCTATGCTCCATTATGAATGGGCGAAGGAACCGCCGCTCTAGTGATCAGGTCAAAGATAACAATGCCATTAACATCAAAAGCCCTGCTAAGTTAGCAGGGCTTTTGATCACTATGAACAGCCTCATATTTAAGGGCTGATATTTTTGATGGTGGGCCCATCAGGAATCGAACCTGAAACCATCCGGTTATGAGCCGGGAGCTCTAACCAATTGAGCTATGGGCCCGCGTATGTTACTCGATAGTTATTGCTGATACGGGACAGCTGTCTGAAGCCTCTTTGGCACAGTCAGTAATTTCCTGAGAAATAACCATGCCCTTTCCTTCGTCTTCATCAAGCTTAAAAATTTCCGGGCAAAGCTGCGCGCAAACTCCGCATCCAATACACTCATCAAGGTTGATCTTGATCCCCATGGCATGGTCACCTCCCTTCCGGCGTAAGATTCTACGCCAAGAATGGAATTACGTCAAATGAAATTTTTAATTTTATTTTTCCGGGGTCACAAAAAGCGTCGCTTTCCCGTCCCTGTGGGAAAGGGTCAGTAATGACCTGTAGGCAGGGACCGCTTTATTTTCAGGTTCTTCTGAAGCAATAAAGATGCCCACGCCAACGACCTCAGCATCAAATTGCTTCGCCATTAGAAGCATTCCAGCAGCTGTACTTCCGCCTCTCATGAAGTCATCAACAACAAGCACCCGGCATCCTCTCTTCAACTGCCTTGTGCCGATGTACATGGTTTTGACATCACCGTTGGCGGTCGGATAATGGACACCTACAGCGGATCCGTCGCTTGGCCTGTTTCTGAAGCGGCAGACTGCAAGAGGAACTCCCATTGCGTATGCTGCAAACATTGCGATCGGTATTCCTTTTACCTCCGAAGTCATTACCACATCGGGGCGGGATCCTGCAAAGAGCGAAGACATCGCGTACCCAAGGGATAGAGCTATTTCAGGATTAAAGATGAGATCGCTGTAATAGATAAGTCCTCCAGGCAGATACCTGTCTTTGTCTGCAAGTGTTTCCGCTATCCCCTGAAGCATCTTTGTCCTGTATTCCCCTGTACAGAGAGGTATGAACCGTGCACCGCCGCTGCGTCCCCGATCGACCTGCATCTGGCCGAATCCTTCAGCAGTCATCGCCGAATTGATCACTTCAACGTCATCGCTGATAACAGTTTTTGATACATTAAATTTGCCTGCCAGATCTGTCAGGGAGACAAGTTTGGAAGGAGTAAGCATAAACTTGGCCGCCAGTCTTACAAGTCTTTCTGTTCTCTGCCCTCTCATTGAGCATCACTCCAATTCCGTTGTTTTTATGATCCATTCTTCCCGTTCTAAAAATTGTTTTGCATTATTAAGAGAGAAACCGTCTCTGAATAGCATAAAGAGTGCGCTTCCACTGCCGGATAACCCCCAGGCAAGTGAGCCTGACTTTTCAGCAATATCAAAAGCTGTACGGTACTCTGAGTGTTTCTTTGATAATGCTTCGAGAAAATCATTGTGCAGAAGGCCAATCTTCCCTTTTGATCTTAATTTTTCAAATATCGTAAGTATCTCTTCCCTGCATCCTTCGTACCGATGTTCTGTTTTATTATTCTTTCTCGATCTGTCAATTTCCATATATGCAGCTGAGGTATCAGAACTCCATCGCGGAAATACAAGAAACCACTTCAAATCCGGTGTTCCGGTCAGAGGTTCTACATTTTCGCCAAGTCCTCTAACGATCGCCAGATCAGCGTTCCCTGCAAGAAAAGGTACATCTGCTCCGATCCGGGAAACTGGACCGTTTTCGATGTCCAGCCCATATTTATTGTTCAACCAGCACAGCAGTGCCGCTGCATTGCCGCTCCCAGCGCCTACCCCGCTTCCGGTAGGATATTCTTTTTTCAGGCGCATTTGCAGCGGAGGTATCTCCGAACATTTTGACCTTGCCCACTTCAATGTCCGGACAAGTATATTTTCTCCGCTGATTTCCATACCCTCTGTTATTATAATATCACCTATATTTTCATCGTCATGAGGTTGAATTGTCAACCCCTCTATCCCTTTTTTCTTCCAAAACAAAGAAATAATTTCATGGTAGCCATCAGGCCTTTGAGAAAGCACTTTAAGTGTTATGTTGATTTTTATTGGGCTGATCAATAATTCTTCCAGAACTATCACCTCTGCTAAAATCGGTCTCCATAAAAAAACATGCCCTGGCTTTTGCCAGGGCATGTTTTTTCTTATTTTAGAAAAGATTCTCCCCGCTTGATTCCAGCTGCACTTCAACCTCTCTAGTCAGAAGATCCGCATAACTGAAGGAGACTGTGCTCTGCTGAGATTCAATGTAGACAGTGAACAGACTTGGATATGTTTCCTGAATGATCCCGTTTCGCTCTTCGACTTTTCTACGGCCATTCGCGGCCCTGTAAAAAATTCGGGATCCTTTGTGCAGACGCACTAGTTCTCTAATAGTATCTAAAGTTTGCGCCATACACTTCACCTCCGACCCTTAGTCGGACTATTGTACAGCAAATTCAGATAAATATCAAGTTTTTAATAATATTTACTAATTGAAACAATCAAGTCTATAACAGCACAAAACTTTAAAACATCAACTCAGTCTCATCGTTTAAGAAGCAGTCTTTTGTCACCCACCCTGCGGGTAACTCCTTTACTGTCGAAATATTCAAGCAATGGAAGGATGTATTTCCTGCTGCTGTTCGTTATATCACGCACTCCCGCTAAGGTGATCTCACCATCGATTCCGGCAAGCTTTTTTCTCAGGTCCTCCTCAATGGTCAAAAATAGAAGGTAGCCCTCTCCAATGATGCTGAGATCCTTACGCTCTTTCAGATAGGCGATCATCCTGGTCATTTCTTTTTCAGACACACCAAGGGCAGATCTTGCTTCTTCCACTGAATGCATTGCGTATCCCGCAGTGATCGCCAGTTCCCTGAACTTTGAGACCTCTGAAAAAAATTTGGCTTCATCAAATGGTTCAAAATCTGAAAGTCTGTATCTGTCTCCATCCAAAACAAGCCACCGGTCTCTTAGAAAGATCCTGAGCAATTCTTTAACGAAACGAATATCGTTGATCATAAGGCACTTTGAAACTTCTTCAATTTCTATTCCTTTTCTCTCAGGATGTTCTCCATGGAATCTTTTCAGTTCTGATCCCAGGACCCCCTTAAGAAAACTTATTTTTTCTGACGAAATGTAAGTCGTCTCGCCTGTTTTTATCGTTGCCATGCGGCCCTTAGCCTCAAGGCTCGATACGATACTCTCAAGCCGGGATTTATCCGTTCCAAGCAACAGGAAGGCCTTCCTGGCCTTCAGGATCCCTTTGTAGTCAAGAAGGGAGGCAAAACGATCCTTTTCGTTTTCGCTCTCTGAGACTTTATTCAAGAAAGATATCAGAGATGCTTTTGATATTTTGCTCTTTGGTCTTTCTCCTGCAGGAAGCAAGACCCTTCCTCCCGCTATCGTTCTCAAGGGGCTGTATGTCCTGAGAATGAAATGAGCATCATGAGAGACAGTTATCTCTTCTTCGGGGAGCAGTTGAGCAGGTGCAGATTCCCCGGGCAATATTCTCTCCCTGTCAAGGAGCGAGATCCTGGCAATCGTATCTGTGGTTCCGACATGAAGCCTCAGCCTCTGCCAATGCTCCACAGGCTCGCTGAAGGAACTCAGTACTTTTACATGAACATCTAAGCATCCTGTTGCCGAAAAACTTTCAGCTGCAGTGAGAGCATCCCCTCTTTTTACTTTATCCAATGATGTTCCGGAAATGTTGATGGCAACCCTCTGACCGGCATATGCAGCTCCTACATTTTCACCGTGGACCTGCAGTGACCTCACCTTGGAGGCCAATCCGGCCGGCATGATCTGGACATCGTCTCCC encodes:
- a CDS encoding molecular chaperone HtpG, which encodes MSQNIEKHEFQSEAKQVLELMINSVYSNPDIFLRELISNASDALDKLRIESLSNTDLSDLAKDGEIRIEIDKDSKTLTVSDNGIGMEREDLVSYLGTIARSGTKEFVKAMQEAASSKNGDLIGQFGVGFYSSFIAADKVTVETRKAGSDKSWTWESEGEGTYTIIEGSRGSNGTTITLHMKERDKDNEASKDYLSEWTLRGIIKQYSDFVTYPIYLEDKSEEKKEDTKNEPVNSMKALWTRPENEVSEDEYKEFYRHMTHDWEDPIDRISYKAEGSSEFRALLYIPSRPPVDLFFQEGKHGVQLYIRRVFIMSDCRELIPEYLRFIKGVVDSEDLSLNISREILQQDRQTAMIKSSITRKVLDALKKMKSDRLDEYKKFWQIFGMVLKEGIISDTKNREQIMKLCLLDSSRGEKTTLEEYVSRMADGQKNIYYITGGPIKNLEISPKIEGFKKKNIEVLLLGDAVDEIWVNHARKFDEYEFVSVSQEDIALPEGSEFDNSEGKEELEKTGFISKLKESLANMVEDVKISTRLVDSPACFVQKGEPISPQMRNFFRSMGQEVPEEKKVLEINPSHPLIKKIASETKNGNADVAEWANILIGLAAICEGEPVEDGKKFTRLITKLLDK
- a CDS encoding ferredoxin, which translates into the protein MGIKINLDECIGCGVCAQLCPEIFKLDEDEGKGMVISQEITDCAKEASDSCPVSAITIE
- a CDS encoding pur operon repressor; translation: MRGQRTERLVRLAAKFMLTPSKLVSLTDLAGKFNVSKTVISDDVEVINSAMTAEGFGQMQVDRGRSGGARFIPLCTGEYRTKMLQGIAETLADKDRYLPGGLIYYSDLIFNPEIALSLGYAMSSLFAGSRPDVVMTSEVKGIPIAMFAAYAMGVPLAVCRFRNRPSDGSAVGVHYPTANGDVKTMYIGTRQLKRGCRVLVVDDFMRGGSTAAGMLLMAKQFDAEVVGVGIFIASEEPENKAVPAYRSLLTLSHRDGKATLFVTPEK
- the selB gene encoding selenocysteine-specific translation elongation factor, whose product is MTNREYPFVLGTAGHIDHGKTAIVRALSGVDCDRLLEEKKRGMTIELGFAPLDLPSGKTISIIDVPGHEKFIRQMVAGAAGIDAVMLVIAADDGVMPQTREHLEILTLLGIQNGIAVINKIDLVDEEMLELAKDEIYSLTAGTFLEGKPLIPVSALTGKGIPDLLSEIEGMVLSAKQRDRNGAFFMPVDRAFHISGFGTVLTGTAMKGSVSEGDDVQIMPAGLASKVRSLQVHGENVGAAYAGQRVAINISGTSLDKVKRGDALTAAESFSATGCLDVHVKVLSSFSEPVEHWQRLRLHVGTTDTIARISLLDRERILPGESAPAQLLPEEEITVSHDAHFILRTYSPLRTIAGGRVLLPAGERPKSKISKASLISFLNKVSESENEKDRFASLLDYKGILKARKAFLLLGTDKSRLESIVSSLEAKGRMATIKTGETTYISSEKISFLKGVLGSELKRFHGEHPERKGIEIEEVSKCLMINDIRFVKELLRIFLRDRWLVLDGDRYRLSDFEPFDEAKFFSEVSKFRELAITAGYAMHSVEEARSALGVSEKEMTRMIAYLKERKDLSIIGEGYLLFLTIEEDLRKKLAGIDGEITLAGVRDITNSSRKYILPLLEYFDSKGVTRRVGDKRLLLKR